One Hypanus sabinus isolate sHypSab1 chromosome 4, sHypSab1.hap1, whole genome shotgun sequence genomic region harbors:
- the rubcnl gene encoding protein associated with UVRAG as autophagy enhancer has protein sequence MKLGRENNLFPAAEAESISTSGFHLNTLCPLPQFPGSSVFADEYSRPVVMGQTALSSGQYSNKAASIKEILVSMLESYDGFKPSTEECTPDTRLSSQTLLQDTSAKKFWHSWSRDGEQQQSVGIPMTTSKDYSCSNNSLSASPELSSSHVISNAFNKFLLSVQSTATKCTVFTDGSPSMVALANRPPHGSNCPDKAQNCQRNRPETIIYTSYLSNPSFSASKAQEKENTHFIVADLVIATLENLKCNILCEQAEPGEEDNSNLIKTSDLRTCIKKESHSDSVDSGFECGSATQLDDSSEVVSTDNQNGDDAVAADDDGCDDFVIIEFDDLVFRSDGPLKSERQCLSAEYLARRLFKSFRTMWLPRETDEHQFETVETVLEKFLPLKDTLPGAEESVDLTTDFKVNSRLRGTADWAPPRFQILFFIHPPQKREVVVAAQNSMCAGCGTRIESKYIRKLRYCEYLGKYFCECCHHSEESMIPGRILMKWDFSKHPVSHFSKQLLESIWHDPLFNVFYINNPLYSKVKELSKVKELREQLIRIKTLLRNCRLARSAMVEFWRLQAHLSEELHLYSLNDLVMVKRGLLVPGLKDVLRMVLSHVESCEICMAKGFICEFCKSSEILFPFQVKRCKQCCVCKACFHKECFKIEQCPKCTRINARKELLALQQMTD, from the exons ATGAAG CTGGGAAGAGAGAATAATCTATTTCCTGCAGCTGAGGCAGAGAGTATCTCTACTTCAGGTTTCCATCTGAACACCTTGTGTCCTTTGCCCCAGTTTCCAGGCTCATCAGTATTTGCAG ATGAATACTCCAGACCAGTGGTCATGGGCCAGACTGCACTGAGTTCAGGACAATACTCAaacaaagcagcatcaatcaaagAGATCCTGGTGTCTATGTTGGAATCGTACGATGGCTTCAAACCATCCACAGAAGAATGTACTCCTGATACAAGGCTTTCTTCACAGACTTTACTGCAGGATACAAGTGCAAAAAAGTTTTGGCACAGTTGGAGCAGAGATGGTGAACAGCAGCAGAGTGTTGGGATTCCAATGACAACATCCAAAGATTACTCGTGTAGTAACAATTCATTGTCGGCATCACCTGAGCTGTCCTCAAGTCATGTAATTTCCAACGCCTTCAATAAATTCCTCCTTTCTGTACAGTCAACAGCTACCAAGTGCACAGTCTTCACTGATGGCAGTCCATCGATGGTTGCTCTTGCAAATCGACCTCCTCACGGGAGCAACTGTCCGG ACAAAGCACAGAATTGTCAGAGAAACAGACCAGAAACTATTATATACACAAGTTATCTCTCTAATCCAAGCTTCAGTGCCAGCAAAGCTCAGGAAAAG GAGAATACACACTTTATTGTTGCTGACTTGGTTATTGCGACATTAGAGAATCTGAAATGCAACATCTTGTGTGAGCAAGCCGAACCGGGAGAAGAGGATAACAGTAATCTTATTAAGACATCAGATTTGAGAACTTGTATTAAGAAAGAatcacactctgactctgtagACAGTGGGTTTGAAT GTGGTTCTGCTACACAGTTGGATGATTCGTCTGAAGTTGTCTCCACGGACAATCAAAATGGTGATGATGCTGTTGCTGCTGATGACGATGGTTGTGATGATTTTGTGATAATAG AATTTGATGACCTTGTTTTTCGTTCTGATGGTCCCTTAAAGTCAGAAAG gcagTGTCTATCTGCTGAATACTTGGCTCGGCGGCTATTTAAATCCTTTCGCACTATGTGGTTACCTCGGGAAACTGACGAACATCAATTTGAGACAGTGGAAACGGTGCTGGAAAAa TTTCTCCCTCTGAAGGACACTCTTCCTGGTGCTGAAGAATCTGTGGATCTGACTACAGACTTCAAAGTAAACTCCCGACTGAGGGGCACAGCTGATTGGGCTCCTCCTCGATTCCAGATTTTGTTCTTCATCCACCCGCCCCAGAA GAGAGAAGTTGTCGTAGCTGCTCAGAATTCTATGTGTGCTGGCTGTGGGACGCGAATCGAATCCA AGTACATCAGAAAGCTGCGTTACTGTGAGTACTTGGGGAAATATTTCTGTGAATGCTGCCACCACAGTGAAGAATCTATGATCCCTGGCCGAATCCTAATGAAGTGGGATTTCAGCAAACATCCTGTCAGCCACTTCTCCAAGCAGCTGCTGGAAAGCATATGGCACGATCCGCTGTTCAATGTATTTTATATCAACAACCCCCTTTACAGCAAAGTCAAGGAGCTGAGTAAAGTGAAG GAACTTCGAGAGCAGTTGATTCGTATCAAGACTCTACTAAGAAACTGCAGACTGGCCAGAAG TGCGATGGTTGAATTCTGGCGATTACAGGCCCATTTATCTGAggagctgcatttgtactcatTGAATGATCTGGTAATGGTGAAACGGGGCCTGCTGGTTCCAGGCCTAAAAGATGTACTGAGAATGGTCCTTTCCCACGTAGAAAGTTGTGAG